Proteins encoded within one genomic window of Argiope bruennichi chromosome 7, qqArgBrue1.1, whole genome shotgun sequence:
- the LOC129975620 gene encoding uncharacterized protein LOC129975620, translated as MPRKEWCDSDLGGKKPIRTWNRIAFSIPNSSHQNTLRFIRGRYSLKMTFKDVILTIGYLIYTDIVLTKMIQWMASGIFSKCIFELGVMKYWKEIQHTQFIILDQTQNACIVPKYYQ; from the exons ATGCCCAGAAAAGAATGGTGCGATAGTGATTTGG ggggaaaaaaacccatcAGAACTTGGAATCGTATAGCTTTTTCGATTCCAAACTCTAGCCATCAAAATACATTGCGCTTTATTCGGGGAAGATATTCTCTTAAGATGACATTCAAGGACGTG atATTGACAATCGGATATTTAATCTACACAGACATAGTTTTGACTAAAATGATACAGTGGATGGCATCCGGAATCTTCAGCAAGTGCATATTTGAATTAGGAGTAATGAAGTATTGGAAGGAGATCCAACATACGCAGTTTATAATATTAGACCAAACCCAAAATGCTTGTATTGTACCAAAATATTATCAATGA